The Fulvivirga ligni genome window below encodes:
- a CDS encoding YARHG domain-containing protein produces MKVLYLVLIFTVSLIFSGQSQQIGFKDIDESQVSPWYPNIDLEYQGTYHFGDSELESTLVIVITSEDSYAQIRSKTWSVAKKQYYYEFRNLDSVKIIENRFFSSQTKGEFVIYKQDNQMIRTLKVDNPWSEVVEPGNYELGYKYGSVKRYYDGDYIKGSTELLTTRELEALPTAELELLKNEIYARYGMKFSDRNLKKHFKQKEWYTEQYDDVNQFLTELEKKNLRSIEAVETRNTAQID; encoded by the coding sequence ATGAAAGTATTATATCTGGTTCTTATTTTCACTGTTTCGTTGATATTTTCAGGACAAAGCCAGCAAATCGGCTTTAAGGATATAGACGAAAGCCAGGTGAGTCCATGGTATCCTAACATTGATTTAGAGTACCAGGGCACCTATCATTTCGGTGATTCAGAACTGGAATCCACATTGGTTATTGTAATCACGTCGGAAGATAGCTATGCTCAGATCAGATCCAAAACATGGTCAGTAGCTAAAAAGCAGTATTATTACGAATTCAGGAATCTTGACAGCGTTAAAATCATTGAAAACCGCTTTTTCTCTTCTCAAACTAAAGGCGAATTTGTAATCTACAAGCAGGACAATCAGATGATTCGTACGCTAAAAGTGGATAACCCTTGGAGTGAGGTGGTAGAGCCCGGCAACTATGAGCTAGGCTATAAATACGGATCTGTCAAGCGGTATTATGATGGCGATTATATCAAAGGATCCACTGAACTGCTCACCACAAGAGAACTTGAAGCCCTACCTACCGCAGAACTTGAGCTGCTTAAAAACGAGATCTACGCCAGATACGGCATGAAATTTAGCGACAGAAATCTCAAAAAGCACTTCAAACAAAAAGAATGGTATACAGAGCAATATGACGATGTAAATCAATTCTTAACAGAGCTTGAGAAGAAGAATCTGAGGAGTATAGAAGCCGTTGAAACTCGCAACACTGCACAAATAGACTAG
- a CDS encoding glutaminyl-peptide cyclotransferase: MKRILVALCVLGLLSCENKKSEEKKTQTVVNAVPTLETVYSGFYPHDVNAFTEGLQYYDGQLFESTGSPKSLSNTRSLFGVVNMQTGEIDVKVELDKTQFFGEGICVLNDKLYQLTYKSRVGFIYDFNTFEELGRFQIPGQEGWGLTSDSTDLYMSDGTSYLKVLDPESLKVKKTIGVMQNGVPRDSLNELEYINGFVYANIWLSNKIVKIDPSNGEVKGVLKFDAFAQEARAINPKAQEMNGIAYNPETKKMLITGKMWPKIYEVTLLDK; the protein is encoded by the coding sequence ATGAAGAGAATATTAGTTGCGTTGTGTGTGCTTGGTTTACTGTCTTGTGAAAATAAAAAAAGTGAGGAGAAGAAAACCCAGACTGTAGTCAATGCAGTGCCCACTTTAGAAACAGTATACTCAGGCTTCTATCCACATGATGTGAATGCCTTTACAGAAGGTCTTCAATATTATGATGGTCAGCTTTTTGAAAGCACCGGTTCGCCAAAATCTTTATCAAACACCAGATCTCTTTTTGGTGTGGTGAATATGCAAACCGGTGAAATTGATGTGAAGGTAGAGCTGGATAAGACTCAGTTTTTTGGAGAAGGCATATGTGTTTTAAATGACAAGCTTTATCAACTCACTTATAAATCAAGGGTTGGCTTTATCTATGATTTCAACACCTTTGAGGAGCTAGGCCGATTCCAAATTCCAGGTCAGGAAGGCTGGGGGCTTACTTCAGATAGCACCGACCTCTACATGAGTGATGGTACCAGCTATCTTAAAGTGCTTGATCCTGAATCTTTAAAGGTGAAGAAGACCATCGGAGTGATGCAAAACGGAGTGCCTAGAGATAGTCTCAACGAGCTAGAGTATATCAATGGCTTTGTTTATGCTAATATTTGGTTGTCTAATAAAATAGTAAAAATCGATCCTTCTAATGGCGAGGTAAAAGGTGTTCTCAAGTTCGATGCCTTCGCTCAGGAAGCTAGAGCCATTAACCCTAAAGCTCAGGAAATGAATGGCATAGCCTATAATCCTGAGACTAAGAAAATGCTTATAACAGGTAAGATGTGGCCAAAGATTTATGAAGTCACATTACTCGATAAGTAA
- a CDS encoding PhzF family phenazine biosynthesis protein, with translation MITLYQVDAFAEKVFTGNPAGVCILEHWLEDKLMQNIAAENNLAETAFAVKNPDGYDIRWFTPMVEVDLCGHATMATAHVIFNYYDHPTDIIKFQSRNSGSLEVAKNHDQLTLNFPVDELHEIEPLPEFKKWLGKTPLAFKGKSDYLLVLDSQQEVIDVVLNKELMSTVDARGFIVTAPGDSTDFVSRWFGPLVGVDEDPVTGSAHTTLTPYWAKRLGKTDLSARQLSKRGGSLQCKLDGDRVYMSGKAITYLKGEIYV, from the coding sequence ATGATCACATTATATCAGGTAGATGCTTTTGCTGAAAAGGTATTTACAGGCAACCCCGCGGGAGTTTGCATTTTAGAGCATTGGCTTGAAGATAAGCTCATGCAAAATATTGCAGCTGAAAATAATCTGGCAGAGACCGCCTTTGCTGTTAAAAACCCTGACGGGTATGATATTAGATGGTTTACTCCAATGGTAGAAGTAGATCTGTGCGGGCACGCTACTATGGCTACTGCCCATGTAATTTTCAATTACTATGATCACCCTACTGATATCATCAAGTTCCAATCTAGAAACAGCGGATCTCTGGAAGTGGCAAAAAATCATGATCAGTTGACTCTTAATTTCCCTGTGGATGAGCTCCATGAGATTGAACCACTGCCTGAATTCAAGAAATGGCTGGGCAAAACTCCGTTAGCCTTTAAAGGGAAATCAGACTATTTGTTGGTCTTGGATAGCCAACAAGAAGTTATAGATGTAGTGCTGAATAAAGAATTGATGAGCACCGTAGATGCAAGAGGATTTATTGTTACCGCACCTGGAGATTCTACAGATTTTGTTTCTCGCTGGTTCGGTCCATTAGTGGGTGTGGACGAAGATCCGGTAACAGGTTCAGCTCACACAACACTTACACCCTACTGGGCTAAAAGGCTAGGTAAAACAGATCTTAGTGCCAGACAACTATCTAAACGAGGAGGCTCTTTACAATGCAAGCTTGATGGTGACAGAGTATACATGAGCGGCAAAGCCATCACCTACTTAAAAGGGGAAATTTACGTTTAG